A DNA window from Maribellus comscasis contains the following coding sequences:
- a CDS encoding TlpA disulfide reductase family protein, whose amino-acid sequence MKKIIITLTHLLIITSVGSQNTVTGTFTGLAKKQIKLVGYSGFETYAIDSIQANDNGEFSLSFDKEDFGMAYLLSQNNKSFVVILAENENLRLSGVNFELPESIKIIQGKQNQLFDQYATEHPRREQTLSAWDYLTKIYELDTLFSTQQTPKQAIETEKKRIKDEDSLFLAGLPEDSYVSYYLPLRKLVSSVATIAQYRTEEIQATFAAFRNINYTDLRLYKSGLLKDAIESHFWLIENSGRSLDSVYIEMNKSIDILLTNLLSNEQKLNEITEHLFKFLEQRSLFSASEYLASKLLNEKSCTINDDFASQLESYRAMKKGNIAPDIVFPTSFSAPAYTDQNKPKKLSEIKSSYKVVVFGASWCPQCPKELQEISKNYAIWKKQGVEVVFVSLDENKQTFTNFIKPFPFICICDYKKWESQSVKDYHVFATPTIYLLNKENEILLKPNSVNQLNSWIDWYLVQGNN is encoded by the coding sequence ATGAAAAAAATAATTATCACTTTAACGCATCTGCTCATTATTACATCAGTAGGGTCGCAGAACACAGTAACAGGCACTTTCACAGGTCTTGCAAAAAAGCAAATTAAACTTGTGGGTTATTCAGGGTTTGAAACTTATGCTATCGACAGCATACAAGCCAATGATAATGGAGAGTTTAGCTTGTCGTTTGACAAAGAAGATTTCGGAATGGCTTATCTTCTATCGCAAAACAATAAATCTTTTGTAGTTATATTAGCCGAAAATGAAAACCTGCGATTAAGCGGTGTAAACTTTGAATTGCCGGAAAGTATCAAAATCATTCAAGGCAAACAAAACCAACTATTCGACCAATATGCTACCGAACATCCACGTCGCGAGCAAACCCTAAGTGCCTGGGATTACCTGACTAAAATTTACGAACTCGACACGCTTTTTTCTACACAGCAAACTCCCAAACAAGCTATTGAAACAGAAAAGAAACGCATAAAGGATGAGGACAGCCTGTTTTTGGCTGGTTTACCCGAAGATTCTTATGTAAGCTATTATTTACCGCTTCGCAAATTGGTAAGTTCAGTTGCAACCATTGCCCAATACCGCACCGAAGAAATACAGGCAACTTTCGCAGCATTCCGTAATATAAATTATACAGACCTACGCCTTTACAAAAGCGGTTTGCTGAAAGATGCCATCGAAAGCCATTTTTGGTTAATAGAAAATAGTGGTCGAAGTTTAGATTCGGTTTACATTGAAATGAATAAATCCATAGATATTTTGCTTACAAACCTTTTATCGAACGAGCAAAAACTGAATGAAATTACCGAACATTTGTTTAAGTTTTTGGAACAGCGCAGTTTATTCTCCGCATCGGAATACCTTGCATCAAAACTGCTCAACGAAAAATCGTGTACCATAAACGATGATTTTGCCTCGCAATTAGAGAGCTACCGTGCCATGAAAAAAGGTAATATTGCACCAGACATTGTTTTCCCGACTAGTTTCTCTGCTCCGGCATACACAGACCAAAACAAACCGAAAAAACTTTCTGAAATAAAAAGCTCTTACAAGGTCGTTGTTTTTGGTGCAAGTTGGTGTCCACAATGTCCAAAGGAGTTACAGGAAATAAGCAAAAACTATGCTATATGGAAAAAACAAGGCGTAGAAGTTGTTTTTGTATCGCTGGATGAAAACAAACAAACTTTTACGAACTTCATCAAACCGTTTCCATTTATCTGCATTTGCGATTACAAAAAATGGGAGAGTCAATCGGTAAAAGATTATCATGTATTTGCCACACCAACAATTTATCTGCTCAATAAAGAAAATGAAATATTATTAAAACCAAATTCTGTAAACCAATTGAATTCGTGGATTGATTGGTATTTGGTTCAAGGGAACAATTAG
- a CDS encoding T9SS type A sorting domain-containing protein, which produces MRHKRLQLSAVLLFGLGLTGLQAQESVNTSGGNASGSGGSVSYSYGQMVYQTHTGTNGSVAEGVQQAYEISVLTGIDGAKEIKLLVSAYPNPTTDYLTLSISEFDVSDLSYLLFDMNGKLIQNEKISGSQTSIFMGNLVPASYLVRVIQKNEEVKTFKIIKK; this is translated from the coding sequence ATGCGACACAAACGATTACAATTAAGTGCCGTTCTCTTGTTTGGACTTGGACTAACAGGACTACAGGCACAGGAAAGTGTGAACACCTCCGGCGGCAATGCATCGGGCAGTGGTGGCTCGGTAAGTTATTCCTATGGGCAAATGGTGTATCAAACACATACCGGAACAAACGGTTCGGTTGCCGAAGGAGTACAGCAAGCCTACGAAATTTCGGTTTTAACCGGTATTGATGGTGCTAAAGAAATCAAGCTCCTGGTTTCGGCCTATCCTAATCCAACCACCGATTATCTGACATTAAGTATCAGTGAGTTCGATGTTTCAGATTTATCGTACCTGCTGTTCGATATGAACGGCAAGCTTATTCAAAATGAAAAAATAAGCGGCAGCCAGACAAGCATTTTTATGGGAAACCTGGTTCCGGCCAGCTATTTAGTGAGAGTCATCCAAAAAAATGAAGAAGTAAAAACATTTAAAATCATAAAGAAATAA
- a CDS encoding fibrobacter succinogenes major paralogous domain-containing protein — MKKISTILAALLVTVSVFLPQQAGAQSPEKMSYQAVIRDSNDKLVNNQSIGMQISILQGSADGTVVYAETQTPTTNANGLVSVEIGNGTLVSGDFAGIDWANGPYFIKTETDIEGGTNYTIIGTSQLLSVPYALHAKTAESVTGTSAETDPVFTNSQAANITATDIGNLANLSGINTGDQDLSSLATKTDLTEATTKIRSELPDVSGFISSESDPVYSAWDKSTGISITESQITDLTHFTTDDETDPVYSKSVASGISTSDISNWNNKLDTEVDGSITNEIQNLSSVLTEGNDGGTKQIKNIATPTDAGDATTKSYVDNLLAGADCASCDMVLKYLILTENSIEILLNADIPVSNLYEAGKSVSALFNAGVSEAELLSAGGSITEIVKAGGSVDTLLDLGVTISELINSKAGVGVGTLEKNGVTEQELSDAGLIGTVTDVEGNTYKWVKIGEQGWMAENLRTTTFNDSTAINSYFYSWYKNDSVTYASDFGALYFYIDYTPFYRSKLCPKGWHIPDDSEWTELKDYLTDNGFGYGGSGDDIAKSLADTSLWISSTKAGTPGYDMSSNNSSGFSGLPAGSGYNGGTDFGWDGSYARWWSVVEDNWVDPRLCELYTSATYLGLVGGGHYNSGFYIRCVRDE; from the coding sequence ATGAAAAAAATATCTACCATTTTAGCAGCCTTATTGGTAACGGTAAGCGTATTCCTGCCACAGCAGGCAGGTGCTCAATCGCCCGAAAAAATGAGCTACCAGGCTGTAATTCGCGACAGCAACGATAAGTTGGTAAACAACCAAAGCATTGGCATGCAAATAAGTATTTTGCAAGGTTCGGCCGATGGCACCGTGGTTTATGCCGAAACGCAAACACCAACTACCAATGCCAACGGTTTGGTGAGTGTTGAAATTGGAAACGGAACTCTTGTAAGCGGCGATTTTGCAGGCATCGACTGGGCAAACGGGCCGTATTTTATAAAAACCGAAACCGATATTGAAGGTGGAACGAACTACACCATTATTGGCACAAGCCAATTGTTAAGTGTGCCTTATGCCCTGCACGCAAAAACAGCTGAGAGTGTTACGGGCACTTCTGCCGAAACCGACCCGGTTTTTACAAACAGTCAGGCTGCCAATATAACTGCCACTGATATAGGTAATTTGGCTAACTTATCAGGTATAAATACGGGCGACCAGGATTTAAGCTCTTTGGCTACAAAAACCGACTTAACAGAGGCTACAACCAAAATTCGCAGCGAACTGCCCGATGTAAGTGGATTTATAAGCAGCGAAAGCGACCCTGTTTACTCTGCATGGGATAAATCAACAGGAATTTCGATTACCGAAAGCCAGATTACCGACCTCACTCATTTTACCACCGACGATGAAACCGATCCGGTTTACAGTAAATCGGTAGCAAGCGGAATATCAACTTCCGATATTAGCAACTGGAACAATAAGCTGGATACAGAGGTTGACGGGTCAATCACCAACGAAATACAGAACCTGTCTTCCGTATTAACCGAAGGCAACGACGGAGGCACAAAACAAATTAAAAATATTGCCACACCAACCGATGCAGGCGATGCCACCACAAAATCGTACGTAGATAACCTGTTGGCCGGTGCCGACTGTGCCAGCTGTGATATGGTGTTAAAATATTTAATATTAACAGAAAACTCTATTGAAATACTGCTCAATGCAGATATACCTGTCAGCAACTTATACGAAGCAGGAAAAAGTGTTTCCGCTTTATTTAATGCCGGGGTAAGCGAAGCCGAGCTGTTAAGTGCCGGAGGAAGCATAACTGAAATAGTAAAAGCCGGGGGAAGTGTAGATACTTTGCTGGATTTAGGAGTTACAATTTCAGAACTTATTAATTCGAAGGCAGGGGTTGGGGTTGGAACCTTAGAGAAAAACGGGGTTACCGAACAGGAATTAAGTGATGCCGGTTTGATAGGGACAGTTACGGATGTTGAAGGAAATACCTACAAATGGGTAAAAATAGGTGAACAGGGTTGGATGGCCGAAAACCTGAGAACCACAACTTTTAATGACAGTACAGCAATTAACAGCTATTTCTATTCCTGGTATAAAAACGATTCGGTTACGTATGCTTCGGACTTTGGGGCATTATACTTTTATATAGATTACACACCTTTTTATAGGTCCAAATTATGTCCAAAAGGCTGGCACATTCCTGACGATTCAGAGTGGACCGAACTAAAAGATTATCTTACCGATAATGGTTTTGGTTACGGAGGAAGCGGAGATGACATTGCAAAATCGCTGGCCGATACATCTCTCTGGATTAGTTCAACAAAGGCCGGGACTCCTGGATACGATATGTCATCGAATAACAGCAGTGGTTTCTCAGGTCTTCCGGCGGGAAGCGGTTACAATGGTGGTACTGATTTTGGCTGGGATGGATCTTATGCTCGCTGGTGGAGTGTTGTTGAAGATAATTGGGTCGACCCCAGACTTTGCGAATTATATACTTCAGCTACATATTTGGGTCTGGTTGGAGGCGGCCATTATAATAGTGGATTTTATATCCGTTGTGTCAGGGATGAGTGA
- a CDS encoding UDP-2,3-diacylglucosamine diphosphatase, which translates to MKTRELEVSVISDLHLATHGSKPKKVLKYLKSIQPKLLVLNGDIIDSWRFSRNYFPKPQLKVVRQLIKMMEKGVQIIYVSGNHDEFLRKMIPTQLGNLKIVNQYIFESGDTKTWIFHGDIFDKIIHKTKWLAKLGAAFYGFVSIINNETNRILKFFGKQEIQFYNGIRKRWIKNDHLSGFEQQVAHLALLKGYHTVICGHTHVPTEKHIVVNGKRLQYINCGDWVENFTAAEFYHDKWHLFHYNGFDDESQSDEQDFPEPQQIYMSLVKELGA; encoded by the coding sequence TTGAAAACTAGAGAACTGGAGGTTTCGGTTATTTCAGATTTACATCTGGCTACACACGGTAGCAAGCCCAAAAAAGTGCTAAAATACCTTAAGTCAATTCAGCCAAAGTTGCTGGTGCTGAATGGAGACATTATCGATTCCTGGCGTTTTAGTCGGAATTATTTTCCAAAGCCACAATTAAAAGTTGTCCGTCAGTTAATTAAAATGATGGAAAAAGGAGTTCAGATTATTTATGTTTCCGGAAACCACGATGAGTTTTTGCGTAAAATGATTCCTACACAGTTAGGAAACCTTAAAATTGTAAACCAATATATTTTTGAATCAGGAGATACAAAGACCTGGATTTTTCATGGTGATATTTTTGATAAAATTATTCATAAAACAAAGTGGCTTGCCAAATTGGGGGCAGCGTTTTATGGTTTTGTTTCGATCATAAATAATGAAACCAATAGAATATTAAAGTTTTTTGGGAAACAGGAAATTCAGTTTTACAACGGAATCAGGAAACGATGGATAAAAAATGATCATCTGTCGGGGTTTGAGCAGCAGGTAGCACATCTTGCCTTACTAAAAGGATATCACACGGTAATCTGTGGTCATACTCATGTTCCGACAGAAAAGCATATAGTTGTGAATGGTAAACGACTGCAATATATAAATTGTGGCGATTGGGTAGAAAATTTTACCGCTGCTGAATTTTATCACGATAAGTGGCATTTGTTTCACTACAATGGTTTTGACGATGAATCTCAATCCGACGAGCAGGATTTTCCGGAGCCACAGCAGATTTATATGTCGCTTGTTAAAGAATTAGGCGCATGA
- a CDS encoding phytase: MKIKEAIFFIALIELVILIMVLFSCGRPSEGSRKAGEHITSLVSASVETFPVPQKKNEDSADDPAIWVNSKYPEKSIIIGTDKKGGMATYNLNGEELHYYFTGNMNNCDLRYGFKINGDTVDIIAASNRSHHSVSLFRIHANGMLDTLHSRVIYSKMVDEVYGLAMYKSKKTGKFYVFVNSKAGEVEQWELFDDHKRVDAKLVRSFSLGAQTEGMIADDKTGILYIGKEEAGIWKYDAEPEGGSEGTFVENSSEKNTNIKYDIEGLAIFDSGNGNGYLLASSQGNYSFAVFERQANNKYLGSFRITDGSIDGVEETDGIEITSAPLGPHFPKGILVVQDGFNYDGRKKKSQNFKLVSWEMVEQVIHDF; encoded by the coding sequence ATGAAGATTAAAGAAGCTATTTTTTTTATTGCTCTTATTGAACTCGTTATCCTGATTATGGTACTCTTCTCATGTGGCCGTCCGAGCGAGGGTTCACGAAAAGCGGGCGAACATATCACTTCGCTTGTATCGGCATCTGTTGAAACATTTCCGGTTCCTCAAAAAAAGAATGAGGATTCCGCCGATGATCCGGCGATTTGGGTTAATTCAAAATACCCTGAAAAATCAATCATTATTGGCACCGATAAAAAAGGGGGGATGGCAACCTATAATTTGAATGGTGAAGAATTGCATTATTATTTTACAGGTAATATGAATAACTGTGATTTACGATATGGCTTTAAAATAAATGGCGATACTGTAGACATCATAGCCGCCAGCAACCGATCGCACCATTCGGTTTCGTTATTTAGAATTCATGCCAATGGAATGCTGGATACTTTGCATTCCAGGGTTATTTATTCGAAGATGGTGGACGAAGTGTATGGTCTGGCAATGTATAAGAGTAAAAAAACAGGCAAATTTTATGTTTTTGTTAACAGCAAAGCCGGAGAGGTTGAACAGTGGGAACTGTTTGATGATCATAAAAGGGTTGACGCAAAGCTGGTGCGTTCTTTTTCATTAGGTGCTCAAACCGAGGGGATGATAGCAGATGATAAAACCGGAATTCTTTACATTGGAAAGGAAGAAGCCGGAATCTGGAAATATGATGCTGAACCCGAAGGAGGTTCAGAAGGAACATTTGTTGAAAACAGTTCGGAGAAAAATACCAATATAAAATACGACATTGAAGGACTTGCTATTTTCGATAGCGGAAACGGAAATGGTTATTTGCTTGCTTCATCGCAGGGCAATTATTCGTTTGCTGTTTTCGAACGACAGGCGAACAATAAATATCTAGGTAGCTTTCGGATTACAGACGGAAGTATAGATGGAGTAGAAGAAACCGATGGAATTGAAATTACATCGGCTCCCCTTGGCCCTCATTTTCCAAAAGGAATTCTGGTCGTTCAGGACGGGTTTAATTACGACGGTCGAAAAAAGAAAAGCCAGAATTTTAAGCTTGTTTCCTGGGAAATGGTTGAACAGGTAATTCATGATTTTTAG